A genomic region of Bactrocera dorsalis isolate Fly_Bdor chromosome 3, ASM2337382v1, whole genome shotgun sequence contains the following coding sequences:
- the LOC125777074 gene encoding kelch repeat and BTB domain-containing protein 12-like, with the protein MLKAAILLQLDDGLGSCVNFLMAHIDEYTLHDAYMLERETRCELLKQKFIEYETRNFMEISQSDEFLSFDLEKMQRILESDNLNITREEVAFEAIKRWFNYDDTLFQFQQVSSWSYKPTI; encoded by the exons ATGCTGAAAGCGGCAATCCTGTTACAATTGGACGATGGTTTAGGCAGTTGTGTGAACTTCCTTATGGCACATATAGATGAATACACATTACACGATGCTTATATGCTTGAGCGAGAAACGCGATGTGAACTCCTTAAGCAGAAATTCATTGAATACGAAACAAGGAATTTCATGGAG ATCAGCCAAAGCGATGAGTTTCTGAGTTTTGATCTTGAAAAAATGCAACGTATTCTGGAATctgacaatttgaatataacaCGTGAGGAAGTTGCCTTCGAGGCCATAAAACGCTGGTTCAATTACGATGATACGTTGTTTCAATTTCAACAAGTCAGTTCTTGGTCTTACAAACCAACCATTTGA